Below is a window of Candidatus Nanosynbacter sp. HMT-352 DNA.
ATACGTAACCGTTATGCTATAATTGGAAGTGTTATTAAATAGGGGAATATATGAGCGAAGACACAACGAACAACCATCAAGACACAAAAGTTGTCGTGTACAACACTAGCTGGTGTGCGTTTTGCCACACGGAAATGGAATGGCTGAAGAAGCTGGGAATTGATTTTGTTTCCAAAGATATCGAGGCCGATCCTGG
It encodes the following:
- a CDS encoding glutaredoxin family protein, producing MSEDTTNNHQDTKVVVYNTSWCAFCHTEMEWLKKLGIDFVSKDIEADPGAKEELLNKNGGNFQGVPVTDINGELVLGFDRPKLQDLLRKNGLLAD